The following proteins come from a genomic window of Pirellula staleyi DSM 6068:
- a CDS encoding FtsX-like permease family protein yields the protein MYKLLLSWRYLRTRWIALASIVSVTLGVGTLIVVNSVMAGFTREMNVRLHGILADIIMESHSQDGFQNPQWHIDEIKQIVGDDLVGITAAVHVPAMINIPVRGEWIPRQVTLIGVDEATYADVSDFREYLLHPGNREKLTFRLREEGYGNVDHEMPPSGWKYRRLKVSYEREYLETQKQLQAAKQSPGSSAGGIPLPSDPFATRAAEQDAPVEAFDPIKEQYTGVILGIAIGSVRQRDAQGEVQDYYLCRPGDDVQIAFASAGQKPQALSEYFTVVDFYESKMSEYDSGFAFVPLKALQQKRGMVDPTTGAEAVTTIQLKLRDGANLVAIRDRLRDRFPTEEFPYRIQTWRDMQGPLLAAVQMETTLLNILLFLIIAVAGFGILSTFFMIVVEKTRDIGILKALGAPSSGVMSIFLNYGLALGLLGSGVGMIGGLLFVVYINQLAELIEVITGQEVFDPTVYYFQKIPTVIEPSTVLGVMVGAVLIAVLASVIPALRAARMHPVEALRYE from the coding sequence ATGTACAAGCTTCTCCTCTCGTGGCGTTATCTCCGCACACGCTGGATCGCGCTCGCTTCGATCGTGAGTGTCACCCTCGGCGTGGGGACACTGATCGTCGTCAACAGCGTGATGGCTGGCTTCACGCGCGAAATGAACGTCAGGCTCCACGGCATCCTGGCCGACATCATCATGGAATCGCACAGCCAAGATGGATTCCAAAATCCGCAGTGGCATATCGACGAGATCAAGCAGATCGTCGGCGACGATCTGGTGGGGATCACCGCCGCTGTGCATGTGCCAGCGATGATCAACATTCCGGTGCGCGGCGAATGGATTCCGCGTCAAGTCACCCTCATCGGTGTCGACGAAGCAACCTATGCCGACGTGAGCGATTTTCGCGAGTATCTGCTCCATCCCGGCAACCGCGAGAAGCTGACGTTTCGACTCCGCGAAGAGGGCTACGGCAATGTCGATCACGAAATGCCCCCTTCCGGCTGGAAGTATCGCCGCCTGAAAGTGAGCTACGAACGCGAATACCTCGAGACCCAAAAACAGCTGCAAGCCGCCAAGCAAAGCCCTGGTTCGTCGGCGGGTGGCATTCCGCTGCCGTCCGATCCATTTGCCACGCGAGCTGCCGAGCAAGATGCTCCGGTCGAAGCGTTCGATCCGATCAAAGAACAATATACCGGCGTGATTCTCGGCATCGCGATCGGCAGCGTGCGGCAGCGCGATGCTCAAGGGGAAGTGCAAGACTATTACTTGTGCCGCCCTGGTGACGATGTGCAAATTGCGTTTGCTTCGGCTGGTCAGAAGCCACAAGCCCTCAGCGAATACTTCACCGTCGTCGATTTCTACGAAAGCAAAATGAGCGAGTACGACAGCGGATTTGCGTTCGTTCCGCTCAAAGCGCTGCAGCAGAAGCGCGGCATGGTTGATCCCACCACCGGCGCGGAAGCTGTGACCACCATTCAGCTGAAGCTGCGCGACGGCGCGAACCTCGTCGCCATTCGCGACCGACTGCGCGACCGCTTTCCGACCGAAGAATTTCCCTACCGCATTCAAACCTGGCGCGACATGCAAGGGCCGCTGCTGGCAGCCGTGCAGATGGAAACGACGCTGCTGAACATCCTGCTGTTCCTCATCATCGCGGTGGCCGGTTTCGGCATTCTCTCGACCTTCTTCATGATCGTCGTCGAGAAAACTCGCGACATCGGCATCCTCAAAGCGCTCGGCGCACCGAGCAGCGGCGTGATGAGCATTTTTCTGAACTACGGCCTCGCGCTCGGGCTCCTCGGGAGCGGTGTCGGGATGATCGGCGGCCTCTTGTTCGTGGTCTACATCAATCAACTCGCCGAGCTGATCGAGGTGATTACCGGCCAAGAGGTGTTTGATCCGACGGTCTACTACTTCCAAAAAATACCGACCGTCATCGAGCCCTCGACCGTGCTCGGCGTGATGGTCGGTGCGGTGCTGATTGCCGTGCTCGCCAGCGTGATCCCCGCGCTGCGTGCCGCACGCATGCATCCGGTCGAAGCACTGCGCTACGAATAG
- a CDS encoding LURP-one-related family protein, with translation MKYLIEQKLLAWGDDFTIRDAEGKQIYFVDGQGISFGNKLSFEDLEKQQLAFIEQRVWAWGNEYDIERDGTLLARVSRKSASNSQAMRFFVDVPGPEDLEAVGNFIARDYKFIRHNVVVATVQSDESTGGIFVDVPGNEDAVLLLSAVIVIDLVSQEPVSSASLFRE, from the coding sequence ATGAAGTACCTCATCGAACAGAAACTACTCGCCTGGGGCGACGACTTTACGATCCGCGACGCCGAGGGGAAACAGATCTACTTTGTCGACGGGCAAGGGATCAGCTTTGGGAACAAGCTGTCGTTTGAAGACCTCGAGAAACAGCAGCTTGCGTTCATCGAACAGCGCGTTTGGGCGTGGGGGAACGAGTACGACATCGAGCGCGACGGAACCCTGCTCGCGCGCGTCTCGCGCAAAAGCGCCAGCAACTCGCAGGCGATGCGTTTCTTCGTCGATGTGCCGGGGCCTGAAGATCTCGAAGCGGTCGGCAACTTTATCGCCCGCGACTACAAATTCATCCGCCACAACGTCGTCGTCGCCACTGTCCAGTCCGACGAGAGCACCGGCGGCATTTTCGTCGACGTCCCGGGCAACGAAGACGCCGTGCTCCTCCTCTCCGCCGTCATCGTCATCGACCTCGTGAGCCAAGAACCTGTCAGCAGCGCCAGCCTCTTCCGGGAATAA
- the ilvE gene encoding branched-chain-amino-acid transaminase — protein MALQIYISGKYYDKENAKISVYDHGLLYGDGVFEGMRSYSGKVFRLEEHLDRLWDSAKAIWLQIPISKQEMGTVVNKTLEINGIRDGYIRLIVTRGAGSLGLDPNRTSDPQVICITDHIALYPPEFYEKGLEIITASTIRNHSAALSPRIKSLNYLNNIMAKIEGLQAGCVEALMLNAKGEVAECTGDNIFLVKKGKLMTPSLDSGILDGITRGAVLDIAREAGIEVAEMALTKHDVYIADEVFLTGSAAEIIPVVKVDSRPIGDGTVGPITLKLTKRFHQITRE, from the coding sequence ATGGCTTTGCAGATCTACATCAGCGGAAAGTATTACGACAAAGAGAACGCCAAGATCAGCGTGTATGATCACGGGCTGCTGTACGGCGACGGCGTTTTCGAAGGGATGCGGAGCTATTCGGGGAAGGTCTTCCGTTTGGAAGAGCATCTCGATCGTTTGTGGGATTCGGCCAAGGCAATCTGGCTGCAGATTCCGATCAGCAAGCAAGAGATGGGAACGGTCGTCAATAAGACCCTCGAAATCAACGGCATTCGCGACGGCTATATCCGCCTGATCGTCACCCGCGGCGCCGGTTCGCTCGGACTCGATCCCAACCGGACCAGCGATCCGCAAGTGATCTGCATCACCGATCACATCGCCCTCTATCCGCCCGAGTTCTACGAGAAGGGTCTCGAGATCATCACGGCGAGCACCATCCGCAACCATAGCGCCGCCCTCAGCCCGCGCATCAAGAGTCTGAACTACCTCAACAACATCATGGCGAAGATCGAAGGTCTTCAGGCCGGCTGTGTCGAGGCGCTGATGCTCAACGCCAAGGGGGAAGTGGCCGAATGCACCGGCGACAACATCTTCCTGGTGAAGAAGGGGAAGCTGATGACCCCTTCGCTCGACTCGGGCATTCTCGACGGCATCACCCGCGGCGCGGTGCTCGACATCGCCCGCGAAGCTGGGATCGAAGTTGCCGAGATGGCCCTCACCAAGCACGATGTCTACATTGCCGACGAAGTCTTCCTCACCGGCAGCGCCGCCGAGATCATCCCGGTGGTGAAAGTCGACAGCCGACCGATTGGCGACGGCACCGTCGGCCCCATCACCCTCAAGCTCACCAAACGCTTCCACCAAATCACACGGGAGTAG
- a CDS encoding ABC transporter ATP-binding protein, whose protein sequence is MAGLLSSLRSDQKHANSTGKPNAAGAEKSTRIDQPTKSNAPAILRARGLHKSYRKGKIEVPVLRGVDLDLRKGELVSIVGQSGCGKTTLLHLLGTLDQPDQGEIHFAGERIDKLAPRLRDKLRNQKLGMIFQFYHLLPELSTLENVLTPIMISQGVFQYLRYRRAHQQRAKELLELVGLGHRLTHKPQELSGGEMQRTAIARALIQQPELLLADEPTGNLDRKTGEGILEILRTLNREQGLTIVMVTHDQAIAKAADRSVQLVEGVVDHG, encoded by the coding sequence ATGGCAGGACTACTAAGCTCGCTTCGCAGCGATCAGAAGCATGCAAACTCCACCGGCAAACCAAACGCCGCAGGAGCCGAGAAATCGACCCGCATCGATCAGCCGACCAAGAGCAACGCTCCGGCGATTTTGCGAGCACGTGGGCTCCACAAGAGCTATCGCAAAGGGAAGATCGAAGTGCCGGTGCTCCGCGGGGTCGATCTCGACCTGCGAAAAGGAGAACTCGTTTCGATCGTCGGTCAAAGTGGTTGCGGCAAAACGACGCTGCTCCATCTGCTCGGCACACTCGACCAGCCCGACCAGGGTGAAATTCATTTTGCCGGCGAGCGGATCGACAAGCTCGCGCCGCGCTTGCGCGATAAGCTTCGCAATCAAAAGCTCGGCATGATCTTTCAGTTCTATCATCTGCTTCCCGAGCTCTCGACGCTCGAAAACGTCCTCACCCCGATCATGATCAGCCAAGGGGTGTTTCAGTACCTGCGCTATCGCCGCGCTCATCAGCAGCGCGCCAAAGAGCTGCTCGAACTGGTTGGTCTTGGGCATCGTTTAACCCATAAGCCGCAGGAACTATCGGGGGGTGAGATGCAGCGGACCGCGATTGCTCGCGCGCTGATTCAGCAGCCCGAGCTGCTGCTGGCCGACGAACCGACCGGCAACCTCGACCGAAAAACGGGGGAGGGGATCCTCGAAATTCTGCGAACCCTCAACCGCGAGCAGGGTCTTACCATCGTCATGGTGACCCACGACCAGGCGATCGCCAAAGCGGCCGATCGGAGCGTGCAGCTGGTCGAAGGGGTGGTCGATCACGGCTAG
- a CDS encoding suppressor of fused domain protein, producing MLRAAGCQMPHEEDVALDLSIPKEEPAAVSAETSEFSDADREAIIQAIAGEFGPVEPHALQEIVPVDAEVEVRVHVIPAGEESPFLTIFTTGMSARPMTVPEGSEAFEYAELLMHLPGDWKWKESLQEDSPYSWPFQWLRNIAYLPHLNATWLGGPHTIIASDDPPVPLGAGTDFTCLLLVADLIDCAPIELPSGRSVRVYTVVPIFTDERDLELREGVVALLKKFQKYFIPSVCLPGRPSVASMGT from the coding sequence ATGCTGCGTGCAGCTGGTTGCCAGATGCCGCATGAAGAAGATGTGGCACTTGATCTTTCAATTCCCAAAGAGGAGCCTGCTGCTGTCTCAGCGGAAACTTCCGAATTCAGTGATGCAGATCGCGAGGCCATCATTCAAGCGATCGCTGGCGAGTTCGGGCCGGTCGAGCCCCATGCGCTGCAAGAGATTGTGCCGGTCGACGCCGAGGTCGAGGTTCGGGTACATGTGATTCCAGCGGGGGAAGAGTCGCCGTTTCTCACCATCTTCACGACGGGGATGAGTGCGCGGCCGATGACGGTCCCCGAGGGGAGTGAAGCGTTTGAGTATGCCGAGCTACTGATGCATCTTCCGGGCGATTGGAAGTGGAAAGAATCGCTTCAAGAGGATTCGCCGTATAGCTGGCCGTTTCAGTGGCTGCGAAACATTGCCTACTTGCCGCACTTGAATGCGACTTGGCTCGGTGGTCCGCACACGATCATCGCCAGCGACGATCCGCCTGTGCCGCTTGGTGCGGGGACCGATTTCACTTGCCTGCTACTGGTTGCCGACTTGATCGACTGTGCGCCGATAGAACTGCCCAGCGGCCGCAGTGTGCGGGTTTATACGGTGGTGCCGATTTTCACCGACGAGCGCGACCTCGAACTGCGCGAAGGGGTAGTCGCACTTCTGAAGAAGTTTCAGAAGTACTTTATCCCGTCTGTCTGCCTCCCTGGACGCCCCAGCGTAGCCTCGATGGGGACTTAG